A region from the Aegilops tauschii subsp. strangulata cultivar AL8/78 chromosome 5, Aet v6.0, whole genome shotgun sequence genome encodes:
- the LOC141022570 gene encoding uncharacterized protein, protein MKVSPLCPTCSQGVEDTKHMLFLCTKAKDVWKRLGIDEIIHRACEVDRAGEAILEYLLVLPDQDLRIMGYQNVREMIAISAWYLWWERRKLVHKETTQNATQISMGIIALTYNFVNASSSKASMKKEGWHCPPRGFVKLNVDASFDQNMLKGTMGVVLRDDKGRFIAGGNEKIDHCTDVLMAEALALKFGLTLAQRAGCNRQIINSDNLQVIETMQDGGQSTDAAAAAIFDDCFHYACDFIMTRFEHCNREANRVAHELDRLARFSSTSDWFEEPINEIVLILTNDVLVISNE, encoded by the coding sequence ATGAAGGTCTCGCCCCTTTGTCCTACTTGCTCTCAGGGTGTAGAAGACACGAAGCACATGCTTTTCCTATGTACTAAGGCAAAGGATGTTTGGAAGAGGCTAGGAATAGATGAGATTATTCATAGAGCTTGTGAGGTTGATCGTGCTGGAGAGGCGATACTGGAATACCTTTTAGTTCTCCCAGATCAAGATTTGCGTATTATGGGGTACCAAAATGTACGAGAAATGATAGCTATTTCAGCTTGGTATCTATGGTGGGAGAGACGGAAATTAGTGCACAAGGAAACAACTCAGAATGCAACTCAGATATCAATGGGGATCATAGCCCTCACATACAATTTTGTAAATGCATCATCTTCAAAGGCGTCCATGAAAAAGGAGGGTTGGCATTGTCCCCCTAGGGGTTTCGTGAAACTCAATGTTGACGCCTCTTTTGACCAGAACATGCTGAAGGGTACGATGGGGGTGGTTTTGCGAGACGACAAAGGTAGGTTTATTGCAGGAGGAAATGAAAAGATTGATCATTGCACAGATGTTCTGATGGCAGAAGCTTTAGCCCTCAAATTTGGACTAACACTAGCGCAAAGGGCAGGGTGCAATCGCCAAATCATCAACTCAGATAATCTACAGGTGATTGAGACCATGCAGGACGGAGGACAGTCAaccgatgcggcggcggcggcaattTTCGATGACTGCTTCCACTACGCATGTGATTTCATCATGACTAGATTCGAACATTGTAATAGAGAGGCAAATAGAGTAGCACATGAACTTGATAGATTAGCTAGATTTTCTTCAACTTCAGATTGGTTCGAGGAGCCTATCAATGAAATTGTACTCATCCTCACAAACGATGTATTGGTTATTTCTAATGAATAA